The following proteins are encoded in a genomic region of Nitratireductor sp. GISD-1A_MAKvit:
- a CDS encoding phasin — protein sequence MTKTTQKNTGNAEFPTFDATQASEQFRAFAEKSAEQTKEAYARMKANAEETQKALEATFENAKSAGNELTTKSIAALREGTEANLAHIEALAGVRSFAELIEMQSNFMRKRMEVAVDQMKDFQTASQKSAETMAKPMKDVFEKTVKELRVA from the coding sequence ATGACAAAGACCACGCAGAAAAATACCGGAAACGCCGAGTTTCCGACGTTTGACGCGACGCAGGCCAGCGAGCAGTTTCGCGCTTTCGCAGAAAAGAGCGCCGAGCAGACCAAGGAAGCCTATGCTCGCATGAAGGCAAACGCCGAAGAGACCCAGAAGGCACTCGAAGCCACTTTTGAGAATGCGAAATCGGCCGGCAACGAACTCACCACGAAGTCCATTGCCGCATTGCGCGAAGGCACGGAAGCCAATCTGGCTCACATTGAGGCTCTGGCCGGCGTGCGTTCTTTCGCCGAGTTGATCGAGATGCAGAGCAACTTCATGCGCAAGCGCATGGAAGTGGCTGTGGATCAGATGAAGGACTTTCAGACCGCTTCTCAGAAGTCGGCCGAAACGATGGCCAAACCGATGAAGGACGTTTTTGAAAAGACCGTCAAGGAACTGCGCGTCGCCTGA
- the murA gene encoding UDP-N-acetylglucosamine 1-carboxyvinyltransferase: MDRIRITGGNVLNGTLPISGAKNAALPLMIAALMTDDTLTLDNVPHLADVESLIRILGNHGVDYSVNGRRENQQKGYSRTIHFTARSIVDTTAPYELVSKMRASFWVIGPLLARIGQARVSLPGGCAIGTRPVDLFIDGLRALGAEIDIEQGYVNARAKNGLVGNRYVFPKVSVGATHVLIMAASLAKGQTVLENAAREPEVVNLADCLNAMGAKISGAGTDTITIDGVTSLSGARHRVIPDRIETGTYAMAVAMTGGDVLLEGAQPDLLEAALGTLEQTGTEITPTNTGIRVRRNGGGIAPVDVTTQPFPGFPTDLQAQFMGLMTMARGRSHITETIFENRFMHVQELARLGAKISLSGQTAVVDGVAELRGAPVMATDLRASVSLVIAALAAEGQTEVNRVYHLDRGFERLEEKLSACGATIERISS; encoded by the coding sequence ATGGATCGCATACGCATAACCGGTGGCAACGTGCTGAACGGCACCTTGCCGATTTCTGGCGCCAAGAATGCCGCTCTGCCACTGATGATCGCGGCGCTCATGACCGACGACACGCTGACCCTGGACAATGTCCCGCATCTCGCGGATGTGGAGAGCCTTATCCGCATTCTGGGCAATCACGGTGTCGATTACTCGGTCAATGGCCGCCGTGAGAACCAGCAGAAGGGTTATTCCCGGACCATCCATTTCACCGCGCGCAGCATTGTGGACACCACCGCGCCTTATGAACTCGTATCCAAGATGCGGGCCAGTTTCTGGGTGATCGGACCTCTTTTGGCGCGCATTGGACAGGCGCGGGTTTCGCTTCCCGGAGGCTGTGCCATCGGCACGCGCCCCGTCGACCTCTTCATCGACGGTTTGCGGGCGCTGGGTGCCGAGATCGATATCGAACAGGGATATGTCAACGCCCGGGCGAAGAACGGCCTTGTCGGCAATCGCTACGTATTCCCCAAAGTATCGGTCGGCGCCACGCATGTGCTCATCATGGCCGCATCGCTGGCAAAGGGGCAGACCGTTCTTGAAAATGCCGCCCGCGAGCCGGAAGTCGTGAACCTGGCCGACTGCCTCAATGCCATGGGCGCGAAGATTTCCGGGGCGGGGACGGACACCATCACGATCGATGGCGTTACCAGCCTTTCGGGCGCACGACACCGCGTGATTCCCGATCGCATCGAGACCGGCACCTATGCCATGGCCGTCGCCATGACCGGAGGCGACGTTCTTCTGGAGGGCGCGCAGCCCGATCTTCTGGAAGCAGCGCTCGGCACGCTCGAACAGACAGGCACCGAGATTACACCGACCAATACGGGCATTCGGGTGCGGCGCAACGGGGGAGGCATCGCGCCGGTGGATGTTACCACCCAGCCTTTTCCCGGGTTCCCCACCGACCTGCAGGCGCAGTTCATGGGCCTCATGACCATGGCCAGGGGGCGTTCGCACATCACCGAAACCATTTTCGAAAACCGTTTCATGCACGTGCAGGAGCTGGCCAGGCTCGGCGCCAAGATTTCGCTTTCCGGGCAGACCGCGGTGGTTGACGGTGTCGCGGAACTTCGCGGCGCACCTGTCATGGCGACCGACCTTCGAGCGTCCGTCTCGCTGGTCATAGCGGCGCTTGCAGCGGAGGGGCAGACCGAGGTGAACCGCGTCTACCATCTGGACCGCGGTTTTGAACGTCTTGAAGAAAAACTCTCCGCCTGCGGAGCAACGATCGAGCGTATTTCTAGTTAG
- a CDS encoding DUF1127 domain-containing protein — protein MSRAQTQPFAMSAVSQPAGAVRAVTRSLLARLARYWEARSAVRHLSEMSEWQLADIGLTRSDVDSVALNGARRLATRRLQEIAQERTRIAGAHGGADLRS, from the coding sequence ATGTCCCGCGCCCAAACGCAGCCCTTCGCCATGAGTGCTGTTTCTCAGCCGGCCGGCGCGGTGCGCGCGGTCACTCGGTCGCTTCTGGCCAGACTGGCGCGTTACTGGGAGGCTCGATCAGCCGTTCGGCATCTTTCCGAAATGTCCGAGTGGCAGCTCGCAGACATCGGCCTGACACGAAGTGATGTGGATTCGGTTGCGCTGAACGGAGCGCGAAGGCTCGCCACGCGCAGACTGCAGGAAATTGCGCAGGAGCGCACGCGGATCGCCGGTGCTCACGGCGGTGCTGACCTCAGGTCATGA
- the yacG gene encoding DNA gyrase inhibitor YacG, with protein MTQSQPDKVTPLRPRRPCPECNKPSERSFYPFCSKRCKEVDLNRWLSGSYAIPGRAIDEEDGDPA; from the coding sequence ATGACACAGTCCCAGCCAGACAAGGTCACCCCCTTGCGCCCCAGGCGCCCCTGCCCCGAATGCAACAAACCGTCTGAGCGCAGCTTCTACCCATTCTGCTCGAAACGCTGCAAGGAGGTCGACCTGAACCGCTGGCTCTCGGGCAGTTATGCAATCCCCGGTCGTGCAATTGACGAGGAAGACGGCGATCCCGCCTGA
- a CDS encoding UPF0262 family protein, producing MTCSGSDTARLIDVELDESVGRGTPDIEHERAVAIFDLVEENSFRPVGDTENGPYRLKLSLVEARLVFSISRESGEPVVTHILSLTPFRRIVKDYFLICESYYDAIRSATPSQIEAIDMGRRGLHNEGSQTLMDRLKDKIEVDFDTARRLFTLVCVLHWRG from the coding sequence ATGACGTGTTCGGGCTCAGATACGGCACGCCTGATTGATGTCGAGCTCGATGAATCGGTCGGACGAGGCACTCCCGACATCGAGCACGAACGCGCTGTCGCCATATTCGACCTGGTTGAAGAAAACAGCTTTCGCCCGGTGGGCGATACGGAGAACGGCCCCTACAGGCTGAAGCTTTCCCTCGTGGAGGCGCGCCTCGTGTTTTCCATTTCCCGCGAAAGCGGTGAGCCCGTTGTCACCCATATACTTTCACTCACCCCCTTTCGCCGGATCGTGAAGGATTATTTCCTGATCTGCGAAAGCTATTACGATGCCATACGCAGCGCGACGCCCAGCCAGATCGAGGCCATCGACATGGGGCGGCGCGGGCTGCACAATGAGGGATCGCAAACCCTTATGGACCGTCTGAAAGACAAGATCGAAGTGGATTTCGATACGGCAAGACGTCTGTTCACACTGGTTTGCGTGCTGCATTGGAGAGGTTGA
- a CDS encoding PTS sugar transporter subunit IIA, translating to MAEALMNHIDPEAIVLGVDTDSREAVIRLLAGKLKDAGYVKDSFADAVLAREATMPTGLPLGHAVNVAVPHTDPEHVVKPGIALATLKKPVTFANMEDPDEAVEVGLVFLMALNDKDRQIEMLQEIMATIQSEEAISGLMQASSLDDVAAVLK from the coding sequence ATGGCTGAAGCCCTTATGAACCACATCGATCCCGAGGCGATTGTCCTCGGGGTCGATACCGATAGCCGCGAGGCTGTCATCCGACTGCTCGCCGGCAAACTCAAGGACGCTGGCTACGTGAAAGACAGCTTTGCCGATGCGGTTCTCGCCCGCGAAGCCACGATGCCGACCGGCCTGCCGCTCGGCCACGCGGTGAACGTGGCGGTGCCGCACACGGACCCGGAGCATGTCGTGAAGCCGGGCATCGCGCTTGCCACGCTCAAGAAGCCGGTGACCTTCGCAAACATGGAAGATCCGGATGAGGCCGTGGAAGTGGGCCTCGTCTTCCTGATGGCGCTCAATGACAAGGACCGTCAGATCGAAATGCTGCAGGAAATCATGGCGACCATCCAGAGTGAGGAAGCGATTTCCGGCCTCATGCAGGCATCGTCGCTTGATGATGTCGCTGCGGTTCTGAAATAG
- a CDS encoding PTS sugar transporter subunit IIB: MSKKTVLFACGTGIATSTVVANAVTEAMKERGITIDSRQCKATEVRSELNGVDLIVSTTQLPSDLGVPSIVTLAFLTGMGKAEALDKIEAELRR; the protein is encoded by the coding sequence ATGAGCAAGAAGACCGTCCTGTTTGCCTGCGGCACCGGAATTGCCACCTCGACCGTGGTTGCCAATGCCGTGACCGAGGCCATGAAGGAACGCGGCATTACCATCGATTCGCGCCAGTGCAAGGCGACCGAAGTGCGCTCCGAACTGAACGGCGTGGATCTGATCGTTTCGACCACGCAGCTGCCGTCGGATCTTGGCGTGCCGTCCATCGTGACGCTCGCCTTCCTGACCGGCATGGGCAAGGCCGAAGCGCTCGACAAGATCGAGGCCGAACTGCGTCGCTGA
- a CDS encoding LysR substrate-binding domain-containing protein, giving the protein MAAPLDLDQLATFIAIADTGSFTKAAEEVHRTQSAVSMQMRRLEERVGKALFQKDGRTNRLTEDGERLLTYARRMLRLNRETLAAFDDASLEGHIRIGTPDDYADRFLPEIMARFARSNPRVELSVACEPTTNLVDHIRRGNLDLALVTYDASKGGSEPIRREPLLWVSSANHSVHEREVLPMAFGRPSCLWRRTACAALEEEGRSYRVLFTSFSATVIATAVLSGLAISVLPECALRPGMRVLGEADGFNPLPDCHIGLMRGHTGQAEIIDALARHISESLDNLSVPAFLEEGGFDFNAAFLNPRSKRHRPGQTMSGW; this is encoded by the coding sequence ATGGCTGCCCCACTCGACCTCGATCAGCTGGCAACATTCATTGCGATTGCCGATACCGGCAGCTTCACAAAGGCTGCCGAAGAAGTGCATCGCACCCAGTCGGCTGTCTCCATGCAGATGCGCCGGCTGGAAGAACGCGTCGGCAAGGCGCTCTTTCAAAAGGACGGACGGACCAATCGGCTGACCGAAGACGGCGAGCGGCTGCTCACCTACGCCCGGCGTATGCTGCGGCTCAACCGGGAAACACTGGCCGCCTTTGACGATGCAAGCCTTGAAGGCCATATCCGCATTGGCACCCCTGACGACTACGCGGATCGCTTCCTGCCCGAGATCATGGCCCGCTTCGCCCGCTCCAACCCGCGCGTGGAACTGTCGGTGGCATGTGAGCCGACCACCAATCTGGTCGACCACATACGGCGCGGCAATCTCGATCTGGCTCTTGTGACCTATGACGCTTCCAAGGGCGGCTCGGAGCCTATCCGGCGGGAACCTCTGCTTTGGGTCAGTTCTGCCAATCATTCGGTTCATGAGCGTGAGGTCCTTCCGATGGCATTCGGGCGGCCAAGCTGCCTGTGGCGGCGCACCGCATGCGCCGCACTGGAGGAGGAAGGCCGGAGCTATCGCGTGCTCTTCACCAGCTTTTCCGCCACCGTCATCGCAACCGCCGTTCTGTCAGGGCTGGCCATCTCCGTTCTGCCGGAGTGCGCGCTGAGACCCGGGATGCGGGTGCTTGGTGAAGCCGATGGCTTCAATCCGCTGCCCGACTGCCATATCGGCCTGATGCGCGGCCACACTGGCCAGGCAGAAATCATCGACGCGCTGGCGAGGCATATCAGTGAAAGCCTCGACAATCTGTCGGTCCCGGCCTTCCTTGAAGAGGGCGGCTTTGATTTCAATGCAGCCTTTCTCAACCCGCGCAGCAAACGCCATCGCCCGGGCCAGACCATGAGTGGCTGGTAA
- a CDS encoding PTS galactitol transporter subunit IIC, protein MDTFLSGLKAAVDTLGATVLLPIVIFVIAAVLGAKIGKAFRAAVTIGVAFIGINLVLGLMLGSIGDVAQAIVTNTGIQRDIVDVGWPSAAAIAFGSSVGLWVIPIGIAVNIALLLTRMTRTLNVDVWNFWHFAFIGSLAVAATGSLAYGLVVAALMAALSLLFADWSARAVQKFYGIPGVSVPHLASAQILPIAIVINWIIERIPGVNKVNISTETIERRFGVFGEPVVLGLIIGLVLGVVAYYNAGDFGVVLSKVLQTGMTLAAVMLLLPRMVKILMEGLLPVSEAAQEFVRKRTGDRELLVGLDSAILIGHPAAISASLILVPIAIILSIVLPGNRVILFADLAVIPFIVAMTAPLLRGNVFRMVIVGTVTLAAGFYVANALAPLFTSAAVDSGFEMPENAVQITSVVDGFLWISYVVIAAIRNLGAAGLGVLAAIIAACFWLYRRNTLAWERAAGAEDDTTTAQEG, encoded by the coding sequence ATGGACACATTCCTGAGCGGCCTTAAAGCGGCCGTGGACACGCTTGGCGCAACGGTTCTGTTGCCCATCGTCATTTTTGTTATTGCCGCAGTGCTGGGGGCCAAGATCGGCAAGGCATTCCGTGCCGCCGTCACCATCGGCGTGGCATTCATCGGTATCAATCTGGTGCTCGGGCTGATGCTTGGCTCCATCGGTGATGTGGCGCAGGCCATCGTCACCAATACGGGCATTCAGCGCGACATCGTCGATGTGGGCTGGCCTTCGGCGGCTGCCATCGCCTTTGGCTCTTCGGTGGGCCTGTGGGTGATCCCCATTGGCATCGCCGTCAACATCGCGCTTCTTCTGACGCGCATGACCCGCACGCTCAATGTGGATGTCTGGAACTTCTGGCACTTTGCCTTTATCGGTTCGCTTGCCGTTGCCGCCACGGGCAGCCTGGCCTACGGCCTCGTTGTTGCCGCGCTGATGGCAGCACTTTCGTTGCTGTTCGCCGATTGGTCGGCCCGTGCCGTTCAGAAGTTCTACGGCATTCCGGGCGTTTCGGTTCCGCATCTGGCATCTGCGCAGATCCTGCCGATCGCCATCGTGATCAACTGGATCATCGAGCGCATCCCCGGTGTCAACAAGGTGAACATCTCGACCGAAACCATCGAGCGCCGCTTCGGCGTCTTCGGGGAACCGGTTGTGCTTGGCCTGATCATCGGTCTCGTTTTGGGCGTTGTCGCCTACTACAATGCCGGCGATTTCGGTGTGGTCCTGTCCAAGGTTCTGCAGACGGGCATGACGCTCGCCGCCGTGATGCTGCTTTTGCCGCGCATGGTGAAGATCCTCATGGAAGGCCTGCTGCCGGTATCGGAAGCCGCACAGGAATTCGTGCGCAAGCGCACCGGTGACAGGGAGCTTCTGGTTGGTCTTGATTCGGCAATCCTGATCGGTCACCCCGCAGCCATTTCCGCATCGCTGATTCTGGTGCCGATCGCCATCATCCTGTCGATCGTCCTGCCGGGCAACCGCGTGATCCTGTTCGCCGATCTGGCGGTTATTCCGTTCATCGTTGCCATGACGGCACCGCTCCTGCGCGGCAATGTTTTCCGCATGGTGATCGTCGGCACGGTAACACTCGCCGCCGGCTTCTACGTGGCCAACGCACTCGCACCTCTGTTCACCAGCGCTGCCGTGGATTCGGGCTTCGAAATGCCTGAGAACGCGGTTCAGATCACTTCGGTGGTCGACGGCTTCCTGTGGATTTCCTACGTGGTTATTGCAGCAATCCGGAACCTGGGCGCTGCCGGGCTGGGCGTGCTTGCCGCCATCATCGCGGCGTGCTTCTGGCTCTATCGCCGCAACACGCTGGCCTGGGAACGGGCAGCGGGTGCGGAAGACGACACCACCACTGCACAAGAAGGCTGA
- a CDS encoding Maf-like protein: protein MSALQKLVLASGSPRRVELLQQAGIEPDRLAPANIDETPLKSEHPRSLAKRLSLEKAEKAHARLTQDGDADGCYLLAADTVVAVGRRILPKAETAVEASNCLQLLSGRAHRVYTGLCLITPSGKKRQRLVESRVRFKRLTHEELESYLASGEWRGKAGGYAIQGLAGTFVVKLAGSYSNVVGLPLYETVNLLVAEGYKVHFNWLSGAGAL from the coding sequence ATGAGCGCACTGCAGAAACTCGTTCTGGCTTCCGGGTCGCCCCGTCGTGTCGAGCTTTTGCAGCAGGCAGGCATCGAGCCTGATCGCCTCGCGCCTGCAAACATCGACGAAACGCCTCTCAAGAGCGAGCATCCGCGTTCGCTCGCCAAGCGACTTTCGCTTGAAAAGGCGGAAAAGGCCCATGCCCGGCTGACACAGGACGGTGATGCGGATGGCTGCTATCTTCTGGCCGCCGATACGGTGGTGGCTGTCGGTCGCCGCATCTTGCCAAAGGCCGAAACCGCCGTTGAGGCCTCCAACTGTCTACAGCTCCTGTCCGGCCGCGCGCACCGCGTGTACACCGGACTTTGCCTCATAACGCCATCGGGCAAAAAACGGCAGCGGCTCGTCGAGTCCCGTGTGCGCTTCAAGCGCCTCACGCATGAGGAGCTTGAGAGCTACCTCGCCTCCGGCGAGTGGCGCGGCAAGGCGGGCGGATACGCCATTCAGGGCCTTGCCGGAACCTTTGTCGTCAAGCTGGCCGGCTCATATTCGAACGTTGTCGGCCTCCCGCTTTACGAGACGGTCAATCTGCTTGTTGCAGAAGGCTACAAGGTGCATTTCAACTGGCTCTCCGGTGCTGGAGCACTTTGA
- a CDS encoding glutathione S-transferase family protein, which yields MSSKQTARSIVYHIPACPFSQRLEILLALKGQSAAVEFRVVDITMPPDPELLEKTRGTTALPVLETPQGGILKESLVILDYLDEIVAGPRVRRLDPYEHAVEAMLIAKEGPFAMAGYGLVMNQDPAVRGKKHDRLLQLYAELSDFLTAYGNETNEDGVFLFGGFGLAEVVFTPLFARFWFLQYYENFDLPDDPRFSRVTRWRDACLAHPATQQIGREEIVKLYYDYALGYGNGALPPGRTVSSFAARPHWRKRPWPPSEKYGQAANDRELGLV from the coding sequence ATGTCGTCGAAACAGACCGCAAGATCGATTGTTTACCACATACCGGCCTGCCCTTTTTCGCAGCGGCTGGAGATTCTTCTGGCACTGAAAGGGCAGAGTGCGGCTGTCGAATTTCGTGTGGTCGACATCACGATGCCCCCCGATCCCGAACTCCTCGAAAAAACACGCGGCACCACCGCGCTTCCGGTGCTTGAAACGCCGCAGGGAGGCATTTTGAAGGAGAGCCTGGTGATCCTCGACTATCTCGACGAAATCGTTGCGGGACCGAGGGTGCGGCGCCTCGATCCCTACGAACACGCGGTCGAAGCCATGCTTATCGCCAAGGAAGGCCCGTTCGCCATGGCTGGCTACGGGCTGGTCATGAATCAGGACCCCGCGGTGCGCGGGAAGAAACACGACCGGCTGCTCCAGCTCTACGCGGAGCTCAGCGACTTTCTCACGGCGTATGGGAATGAAACGAACGAGGACGGCGTGTTTCTGTTCGGCGGTTTCGGGCTGGCCGAGGTGGTGTTCACCCCGCTCTTCGCACGCTTCTGGTTCCTCCAGTACTACGAGAACTTCGATCTACCCGATGATCCCCGCTTCTCCCGGGTTACCCGCTGGCGCGATGCCTGCCTTGCGCATCCGGCCACGCAGCAGATAGGCCGCGAGGAGATCGTCAAGCTCTATTATGATTATGCCCTCGGATACGGCAATGGCGCCCTGCCGCCGGGACGGACCGTCTCGAGTTTCGCGGCTCGGCCTCACTGGCGTAAGCGTCCCTGGCCGCCTTCGGAAAAATATGGGCAGGCAGCGAACGACAGGGAGCTCGGGCTCGTGTGA
- the infA gene encoding translation initiation factor IF-1 → MPKEEVLEFPGVVTELLPNAMFRVKLENEHEIIAHTAGRMRKNRIRVLTGDKVLVEMTPYDLTKGRITYRFK, encoded by the coding sequence ATGCCAAAGGAAGAAGTCCTGGAGTTTCCAGGCGTGGTCACCGAACTGCTGCCCAACGCGATGTTCCGCGTTAAACTGGAAAACGAACACGAGATCATCGCTCATACGGCCGGGCGCATGCGCAAGAATCGCATTCGCGTTCTGACGGGCGACAAGGTGCTTGTCGAGATGACGCCCTACGACCTGACCAAGGGTCGCATCACCTACCGCTTCAAGTAA
- a CDS encoding low molecular weight phosphatase family protein, with protein MTPDRMPAKERAPRSVLFLCGMNAIRSPMAEVLARSLLPRDIFLASAGLRAGERDPFVDAVLAEKELTLGERLPQSIEDLADTNFDLIITLSPEAHHRALEMTRTIAAEVEYWPTMDPTVVSGTRDRIIEAYRDVRDRLATAIASRFER; from the coding sequence ATGACACCTGACAGAATGCCGGCGAAAGAGAGAGCGCCCAGGTCGGTGCTGTTCCTCTGCGGCATGAATGCCATCCGCTCGCCCATGGCAGAGGTTCTCGCCCGTTCCCTCCTTCCCCGGGACATCTTTCTAGCCTCTGCCGGGCTGCGCGCGGGTGAACGCGACCCCTTTGTCGATGCGGTGCTCGCAGAGAAGGAACTCACACTGGGCGAACGCCTGCCGCAATCCATCGAGGATCTGGCGGACACGAATTTCGACCTGATCATTACCCTTTCTCCCGAAGCGCACCACCGGGCTCTCGAAATGACCCGGACCATTGCCGCAGAGGTCGAATACTGGCCGACAATGGACCCGACGGTGGTGAGCGGGACAAGAGATCGGATCATCGAAGCCTATCGCGACGTGCGTGACCGACTGGCGACCGCGATTGCTTCACGTTTCGAAAGATGA
- a CDS encoding DUF2948 family protein, whose protein sequence is MDFLKLVALDDVDLAIVSAHLQDAVVKVGDLAFEPANNRFAGAFNRFVWEKERKRSFLRKSAHERRRSILHFDRVQSVRATSIDRSRPEDVLSLLALNFIPADDAPAGVIELIFAGDAALRLDVECIEARLTDLGAAWETPSRPDHDI, encoded by the coding sequence ATGGATTTTCTAAAGCTCGTGGCGCTCGACGATGTCGATCTGGCTATTGTGTCGGCCCATCTTCAGGATGCTGTCGTCAAGGTCGGCGACCTTGCTTTCGAACCGGCCAACAACCGCTTCGCGGGAGCATTCAACCGCTTTGTCTGGGAGAAAGAGCGCAAGCGGAGCTTTCTGAGAAAATCCGCGCATGAAAGGCGCAGAAGCATCCTGCATTTCGACCGGGTCCAATCCGTGCGTGCCACCTCCATCGACCGGAGCCGGCCGGAAGACGTTCTCTCCCTCCTCGCGCTCAACTTCATCCCTGCGGACGACGCGCCCGCAGGCGTGATCGAACTGATCTTTGCCGGTGATGCCGCGCTTCGCCTCGATGTCGAATGTATCGAGGCGCGCCTGACGGATCTTGGCGCGGCGTGGGAAACGCCAAGCCGCCCGGATCACGATATCTGA